ACCTCCCAGACAGCCTCGCAACGATGAGGTCGGGAGGCGCCCCCTCCTTGAGCATAGCCGCGGCGGCTCTAAGCATTGGGGGCACCTCCTGTCTTATCCTAAACCACCACAGCTTGTCCTTAGCCCTAAGCCAGGCGGTGGCCGCGGCGCCGAAGGCTAAAAACGAGGCCACTGGAGACGCGAGTAGACCTGCGATAGCCGCGGCGAGGGCTCCCAGGGGTAGGGACCACTCGTAGGTCTTCCACAGCGACAAGTCCCTCGGCGTCGTGGCCACGGCCGCGGCCCCCGTCGAGGCTGTGACTCCTAGAATCAACAGCAACAGGTAGGTGGGTTCTATACTCAAGACGCCGATGGCCCACATGAAGAGGAGGAATAGCGGGAGTAGAAACAGCGCGCCCAGCGCGTTGACTAGAGACTCATATATACGAAGCCTAGCCTCGATTCTAGACACGGCGGCGGATCTAGACGACTCGAGGAAGGAATGTACTAATATAGACCTGTCTACGCCAGCCTCCTCCTGCGCCAAGGCGTATCCAAAGTGTCTGGCCACCTCCAGCCTATCCTCAAGGAAGAGGGCAGACGGCGACGGCATTAGAGAAGCCACAAATAGCCTCCTGCTCTCCTCCTCATCCAGCTCAGCTGTGTTAAGCGCGGTGTATTTCAAAGCCTCGTTGCCAGATACGACGCCTAGATATGTGGCGAAGACAGGAACGGCGGCTAGGTAGAAATCCTCACGGCGCATGGAGAGGGGAGACGCGCCGTGGAAAAACCTTAGATTAGGTTGGAGAGCACCTCCCGTATGTGGGCGAGCTTCCCAGCCTTCTCCACAGCCGCCGGCAACTCCCTCACGGCCTGTGCCGCCGAGGCGCCGGAGGCCACCCGGCGTATGATGTAGTTCACAACCATGTCTATGTGTTTATCTAGATCCACAAGCCTCGCCGCGAGGCGCCAGTCCTCGGCCTCGAGCCAAATGCCGTGTCTAGCCAGCTTAAGCACAGCCTTCCACAGCCTCGACTCCCTAACGCCAAGTTCCTTCGCCAACTCGCAGAGCCACCGCGCTGTGTGTACGGTAAAGCCCCTTCGCACGGCGTCCTTCTCCACTTTGCACATCACCTCGCCAGGAGGAGCAAGGCGAGTTTAACCATGGGATCGTCGCCTCTGCTCCTCAGGGCCTCGATTAACACCTCCCGCGGAAGGCAGTGGATAACCTTGGCGGCCAACTCCTCAGGCATCTCCGCCAAGGCCGTCGCAAGGTGGGTCGCCCAGGTCTGCTGGCCCGCCTGCCGCGTCGAGTGGTTCGAAACCTCTACGCCGCTTTGCAGAGCCGAGTCGCCCCCCGTCTGTATAAGCTCCGCCAAGTTCCGCCTCTTAATCATAGCCCGGTGTACAGCCTAGGCAGAAAAATATTAGACATAGCCGAACCTAGCCGCCTCCTCCTCAAGTATAGACTTGAAATCCACCCTATCTAGCCACAACATCTCCACAATAGCAGACCTAGCCGACATGGGGTCCTCCACCTCGCCGGCCTTGACCAGGGCTTCTATCCTCAGCGCGAGCTCCCTCCGCAAATCGACGCCGTACATCTCCTCGACGTATGAGGCTACGCGCGGCGTCAGCTCCGCCAGGTCCACCACCTTCACCTCCCGGCCGCCGGCCACCACAGCCTTCGCCTCCTTAACATACCTGGCGCCGCCCACAGCAGATAGCTGAATTACAAGCGTGCCGTCTAGCCCCTCGGGCGGCGCCTCGGCCTCTGTGATGCGCAACAGGACGTCCCTCACTGTGTCTGCGTGCATCGTCGTAAGGGCGCCGTGGCCCGTGAGTTTGTAGTTCACCAACGTGCGTAGCTCCTGCGGAGTCCTGGCCTCGGCTAGAGCCACCACGGTATGCATCGTGCCGTAGCGCAGGGCCTGGTCGAGGGCGGCCCACAGCTTGTCTTCAGACGGCACAGAGATGTGAAGCAACTGGCCGTCGAGGGGGGCCCAGATCTCCCTAGCCCCCCTCTCCACCACCACCACCTGGAACCAAGGCGGGACTAGGTACAGAAGCTGGTTCAGCTGCGTCGTTTTTCCCGACCCCATCCCTCCTGAGAAGAAAACGCTACCCCTCATCTCTAAGACAAGAGAGGCCAAAGCCAGAACCTCAAGCCCCTCTGGCCGGTGGACCGGGCCCCGTGCGGCGTACTCTTCAGCCACCTTCGGCTTCGTCGTGTAGGGCTTCAGCAGAGATTTAGAGGGCTTCGGGACTGCCGACATCTTCCTTATGTTCACGTTGTACTCCAGCAGATCTGCGGCTATCCTCGCCTTGTTCACCGGATCCTCCCTCGTGAGCATGGGACGGTCCATGGTGAGGGAAGGGAGCAACTGCTTCACCACGACGTACATAAGGGGCTCCGGGATAACTATGTTGGTGGGCATCCTCACCTCGTTACGCACAGCCACCACCCTCCGGTATCGCCCAAGCTCCACCATCTGGAACTTGATATACTCCAACTGCTCCCTCAGCGACTTGGGCACGTAGGTGTACTTAGCCGCCGGTGCCGTCGGTTGCGGTATGACGATCTCCGTGAGGAGGGGATCCCGCATCAGCGCCTCCAGCGCCCCGTAGCCCATATACTCCCTAGCCCCCGACCAGCGGTCGAGGAGGTAGTGCACCACCTCTCTGTAATCCTTGTACATCGCCCACACCGCGCGGTCTCTCAGGCCCTCCGCAACAGACTTGATAAGCTTGGGGTACTCCCTCTCGTCAGGCGGCACGGCGCCGCGGAACATAATAAGGAGGAGAGCCGTCTGCAGGTCATCCGGCACCTCTGGATCTATGACGACGTACATCATGTCGTCTGTAATGCAGACGTCGGTCCTCACCCCCCTATCCACAAGCACCCCCTCCCGCCTAAGCCAGCAACGGCTTTTTAAAGTAGAGTCGGCGTGGGCGTAGATCATGCCGTCTTTATACGTGCCAGTATCTGGTCAACCGCCTTTCTATTATCCCTGTCCCTCAACACGTCGTTCGCCACCGCCTCTCCGTAGTACTCCCCAATCGCCACTCTCTTTACGGCAATAGGCGTGATTTTCCTCGCCATCTTCAACTCATCCCTCTCCAAGAGGTTCACGGCGACGAGAGAGGAGTAGGCCATGTAGCGGCGGTACTGCTCAGCCTTGACGTCGGATATACGCGCGATAAGCCGGCGATCGGCAATGAAGATGTTGTAGACACCCATCTGCTGTAGCCTAGACAGCACCTCCAGCCTCAGCGCCGCCGTACTGTCTATGAAGACAGTGTCCACAGGTAAGCGCAACTTAGTCACGAACTTAGGCAGGTGTTCAACCCACTCAAGCATAGCCTCGACGAAGTCCCCCACCACGTCCTCGCCCATCCTCTGATAGATCTCATAAGCCTCGTACCCCGGCATGACGTAGAGCATTGGCGACACTCTATGGACGTAGGGCAACTCCCCTCTGAGAAACGGCGCCAGCCACCCCGCCTTCCTCGGCACTCTAAACAGCTGAGATAAATCGCTCTTTTCCCAATCCATGTCAACCAGCAGAGACAGCCCCTTCTTCACTCCAAGCACCGTGGCTATGGTTGTCTTCCCCACCCCGCCGTCTAGAGAAGAGACCAGCACCACCTTCACCTGCCTCATATCAAAGCCGCAAGTCTCTTGTAGACGTAGTCCACGGCGGCGTATTTCAAAGCGGCGCCGTCCGCCACAGCCCCGATCTCCTTCTTAAACCTATTAAGCAAATTAGCCGCGGTCTTCGCATCCGACAGCTCTGACAGCCTTAGAAGAGACGGCCTAAGCTTCACCCCACGCCCCTTTACATTCAGCATGGCAATCCTCGCCGCTATACACAAATCTCTGTAGCTACGGTAAAACTCCTCCCCTCTACACAAATCAAGCAAAGCTTTGAGGAGCCTGTGGGTTTTTTCATCAAACATAACACTCACGCAACCTCTCGGGATCCTCCACAACCCGCCTAACCACCTCGACATACGAGGGATCTCTCTCCATCAAATCCGTAAGAACCTTCACAAGCTCGTTTATCAGCCACCCCCCGCCGCCGCGGCCCTCCTCACGCACCACGGCTGGCCTGCGGCCAGCCCTTTCCGCAAGCCTCTGGATGATGGCATGGGGCTCTTCGCAGACCAGTGGGTATTCGCCGCACAGCCCCGCGAAGCGGATAACCTCCGGGTTGAGCTGAAACAGCGGCAGTCTGTCCACCGAGACGGCGAACTCAACCAGCGTCTTAACCGCCTGCCGAACTCTCGACATAGGAAACCGCCTTGTGAAAGTCGCAACGGGACACCTGACAACCCCCGGCTTAACCCGCCCATACACCAAGTTCAACGTATCGAAAACCGCGGCGACGTACACCACTACAGGCCCCTCGCCGCACCGCTCGTCCACAGTTGCCGGATCTGCCATGTACTCCTCCTTGAGGAGGTAAACCCCCCTAGGCGGTTGCCCCCAGTACATCTCCCACCCGGCGCCCAGCCAAGACCTTACCTGGCTTATAGACGCCTCCATGGCGCTACGACGGTTCGTACAAAACCTTGGCGGCGCCGTGTTTTGTACGGCTCGCTGTATCGTACACGTCGCGGTACCTCCCAAGCGCCATATCTATATGAGCCATCCGGCCCGTGTCCAGCCAGTACAGCCACTCCGCCAGGTGTCTATTGCGCCGGTCCCTCCACCGGCTCCACGCAACCCATGAGTAGCCCCGTGCCCAAGCCAGCTCCCTAAGCCAGAGCGGGAAGGCGCTCCTAAACACCTCAAGTGGCCTGCTCCTCGGGACGGCTGAAACCCACTTGAAGAGGGTAGGCGCCCTGCTACGCCATATGTACCTCCGCCCCCCGTCGCTCAACACAGTTAGTAGATAGCAGGGTGAGACCTGCAACCGCACGTCTATCACTCCGTTGCCCGCCACTGGCGGCCACCGCGCCCTCCAACGAGGCTCCACAAAGCCACCCTCTACATACAGCACCCACTCCCTCCCGAACCTCCCCCCGACCCTCAACCCCCTTAGGCCAAGCTGAAACGCCTCGGGGTTCTCGGCCGCGTACCTCACAAGACCGTCTACGTCCGCGGCCACGTGTCTAAACCTCCTCAACAGCTCCTTCACGAAATCCTCCCCCAGCAAATCTACCCAATCCCCGGGATTGTAGTGGAGGAATATACAGGGATCAACCCGTGGTCTATACACGTAATTACATCCCTATTTTAAACACCTTAAAGAGGAAGTGGTGGACCGGCCGGGATTCGAACCTTATCCCAAGCCCCCTCGCGGGGACTTGACGGGACCGCCCGCGTGCAAGGCGGGCATCCTTCCGCTAGACTACCGGCCCTTTACATATATAGTACGCGTTTTTAAGTTTTTCCCACTACCACCAATACGGCAGAGACGCAGGCGGGTGGGTGGGCTTCACCACGACGAATCCTCTGGAGGTCTTGACGCCGTGTCTGCACGTCCTCATGGCTTCAAACAACACGTTACCTAGGTGATTCAGCACTAGGATGGCTTCTCTGCCCTCCTCCACGGCGGCCATTCTCCTCTCGGCCCACCTCACCCAGGCCCTGGCGTTGTTAACAGCCGCGCAACACCTGTCTAGGCAGTACAGCCACCCCAGGTGGGAGTCGGGCAGGAGAGGTAAGATGCACCTCATAGCCTTGTTAAGCATATATAGACTCCTACCGTAGTATTTATCGTCGCCTGTGGCTAGGTAGAGACCTAGATTAAACAAAGACCAGTAGGCCCTACTCAGACATTTTCCCTGTCTTCTACACACCACAGCCGCGTAGTTTATGTACCCCAGGGCGGCCTCCAAGGCGCCGAACACCTTGATGATGTTCGACGCCTTCGAGACGCACATCTGGCGCCCCAGCCACAGAACCTCTGTGTCGCCCAGATCACCCGGGCAGGTCCCCGCCAATACACAAGGCTTGCTTAATACAGGCACTAGAAGTTATGTACCCTACTTAAAATCTACACTCGTAATAACTACCGAAGGCGACGTTTTTATTATCCTCCACACAGCATCATAGACGCCTTCCACCAGCGGTATAGTTATCTTATTACCCTCCACATGTACCTCTACTCTCCTACTCATAGCTCTTAGCTCACCCACAATACGTCGATATATCGAATCAACCATATATGGCGTCGATACGGTTATGGATACCCGCCCATCCATATATATGGATCTGGGAGAGATTAATAAATTTTTCTCACATTATATACCCGGCGTGCGAAAAACCTTAAAAAACACCAGCATTAAAAGTGACGAGCCCGGTCGTCTAGCGGCCAAGGATGCGGGGCTTTGGACCCCGTGGCCCGTCGAGCCCCTTATGGGGCTCGGGCTAGGGTTCGAATCCCGGCCGGGCTACCATCCACATCTTATTGAGGCCTGGGTTCTACAATGTTGTACTTCTTCTAGCGATATGTGTACTTTCATTAATTTATTACGTATGGGTAAATTGGAGATTTCAAATGACTTATTGATATTAGTAAAAAAACACTCAATTTAATAATATTTAAAAAATACATTTTATCAATATTAGAGATTTTAAATTCTTCATATTATATACTTTAAATTAACTTTATATACCCGAAGAGAATATGAGCTTATGAAAGCCGAAATTATAGCCAGGAAACCGCCTATTACCGCAACTCCCGATATGCGTATTAAAGACGTTGCCAAGATTCTGGCGGAGAAGAGAATTGGTCTAGTAGTGATTGTGGACAAGGCGCAGCCCGACGTCGTGATTGGCGTGGTTTCTGAACGAGACATCGTGAGGGCAGTGGCTAACAACGTAGATCTTAACCAGCCGGTTAAGGAGATAATGACCTCCCCAGTAATAACTGTTGAGGGGGAGGAGCCTATTTGGAACGTGGCTAAGATTATGCGGGAGCACAACATTAGGCACGTAGTTGTTACAAACAAAGGCAGGCTTTACGGTGTGATATCTATAAGAGACATGGTGGCAGAAGAGTCCGTATTAAAGAGTCTCGTGGAGTACGGCACACCGGAGGAACATAGACCAAGCGCCGATTAAGCTTTAATACATAAACAAATTACTTTTCTATGGAGGTAATAGTAGTTGGCTACGACGGCTCTCCACAAGCAAAAAAAGCACTAGAAAAGGCGAGGAAGATAGCTGAGAAATTCGGCTCTAAGATATACGTCGTACACGTCATAGACACAGCCGTTTTATCTCTGTCAGATATGTTCTCCTCACCGGCGGTGCTCGCCAGTCTTAAAGAAAAGGCTGAGCAACTAATAAAGGAGGCTCTGGCGGCTCTGGGCCCCCGCGCCGAGGGGAAGGTCGTCGAGGGGGACCCGGCGCACGAGATTGTCAAGTTTGCAAGAGAGGTTAACGCGTCGTTGATTATACTCGGGGCAAGGGGGCTGTCGACTATCAGGAGGATACTGATGGGAAGCGTCTCCTCTAGAGTGGTGCAGGAGTCCCCCATAGACGTATTGATTGTAAAGGGCTAGCGGGCTTGAAGCGCCTCTTTTACCAACGGAGCCGCGGCTATGAGAAGCACCGCGCCGGAGAAAATAAACGCGTAGCGGGGCGAGGCCGAGTATAGATACGCCACTGTCAAGCCGCCCGCGATCGATCCTAGGTATTCCAAGGCGAGGGTGGCCCCCATGATCTTCCCCCTGTTTTCCGGAGTTATGTAGTCACCCACCAGGGCCCTCCTTATAGACATGGCCACCTCGCCGCCTATGCCGACGATTATAGCCGCTGTGACCAGCGCCACGACGTTTGACCAGACCCCGATCATGAAGTACCCCACGGCCATTAGCATAAGTCCCGAGAACAGCGCCGTGACGCGCGGCGCCTTGTCGATAACCGGCATCAAGACGATGCCGAAGAATATGCCAACTGCGGTGGTGGCGCTCTGAATCACCCCCCAAGAAGTGTTGTCAATACCTATGACGCCCGTGGCGTAGAGCACGCCAAATGTCTGCAGAGCTATGCCGGCCAGCGACGTCAAAAACCCCAAGAGAGTTACATAGGCTACGAAGCGGGGTATTGAGAAGAGGCCGCGCCAAAATATGTAAGACTGCGCCACCTCCCTCATAAGCGTCTCTCTATCCAACGGCTTGACTTGTATTGTCTCCTGCAGAGCCTTCATGCGGAGCACCGCCACCGACGTGGAGATGACGCCGGAAATTATGAAAGAGAGCCGCATCCCCATCAAACCCATGTAGTCAAGCAGATAGCCCCCCACCGGCGGCAGGAAGAGCCAGGGGATCTGGGGAAGCACCGCCGTGAGCATCATCCCCCCTCCCCTCTTCTCCGGCGGTAGCGAGTCCAGCAGTATAGCAGTTAAGGCGGGTTGGTAGAAGTGGAGCGCCCAGTCCACCACGTAGACAGCCGCGAACTGCCTCCAGTCGTCTACAACGGCGTAGAGAAACTGCACAAGCGCAATACCCCACGTGCCAATAACAATAGACCGCTTCCTACCAATCACGTCGGTTAAAACGCCCCCCGGCAGAATCGTGAGCAACACAGCGAGAGAGCCCAGAGAGCGCACCACGCCTATCTCAATATCCGAGGCCCCCAGCAGGTGCAGATACTTCGACAGATAGGGAAAAGTCAGCGAGCCAGATATGGCGAATAAAAACCAGGAGATTATCATAGCGCCGACGTTTCCCCTAAGCCAGTACGAGAGACCCACGTCGCCGCGGACACTACACCACTTTATAAACAATCCCCCCGCGCCCCCAGCGGCATAGCAACAAATTTAAAAGGGGGGGATAACCCACCCGCGATGAATAACTGGCTGGTATTCGCCATCGCCTTCGCCGCCACTGCGGCGGTGCTCCTCGCCACCGTGGCCGCCAACGTATACCTCAGAGAGCCCGTGCACAAGCCCTACTGGGACAACCCACAGGCTAGGCAGAAAATCATTACAGACGCCTCCTCCATAGGCGTGCTGGCCGCCAGGGGGCAACAGGGGGTTGTGGTGCTGGGATACAGAGATCAGCTAAATGCCACAAACAGGGCGGAGCTCCTCACCGCCATCAAAGAGGTCCTCAACGCGGCCCGGGGCTACACTGTGTACATAGCCCCCTGGGCCACAGATAACACAACAAAAGCCTATCTCTCCCTACTCTACGACGGCAGGCTCTCACTAGAGGACTACTTAAATGGCGTAGTTATCAACTCCACAGCCGTATCTCCCCGGGTGGAGCAGGCCCACGCGCTGGCAGGGGCAATTGCGCAGACATACGGCACGTATCAACCTCTCGGCGGAGCTCCACAGGCACAGATAGCCCCCATATACGTCGCCGTGTTTAGAAACGACACCTCCTACGTGGTTTACGAGCCATTCACCCTAGGCCGTGACCGCACCTACACAGACTGGCTCCAGTGGGTCAAAACAGCCTTCGAAAACCTAAGACAAGGCCAGGGCAAGGTTACTCCATAGGTAGTACACACCTACTGCAAACACATAGCCCACGAACAGCCTCTTTACAGAGCTAGACCCCAGTCGAGGCATCACGTATCTACTCGCGATAAAAGAGCCGACAAAGCTACCCAAGGCGATAAACACAGCCAGCCCCAGCTCCAGCACGCCAAGCCACGCATATGTGAGAGTCGACGCCAGTGCGGTGGGTAAAATAACGCCCATGCTCATCGCCGCCGCGATCTTAGCCTCCATACCGGACACCAGGATGAGCGCAGGTACGAAAATAGTCCCCCCGCCCACGCCGAAAAGCGAGGAGACAAACCCCCCTATAAACACAAGCATGTAACCCAGCCACGGCGCCGGCCTACCAGGCCTCTTATTAAGCAACAAAACCACCCCGATAATAATTAGGTAGACTCCATAAATCAGCTTAATCCAACTCCCAGAAAACTTCACAGATATGAAGGCGCTGGCTACCGCAGCAACGACAGAAAACGCCATATACCTCAACAACAACGACGTGCTTAAACTCCGCCTGTAGTTATAGATAGAGGTGAGAGAGGTCACCGCTATAGAAAACAGACTAGCCGCCACCGCGGTCTGGAACTCCACACCTGACAGATTCAATATAGGCACAATCACAACTCCACCCCCCACGCCGATGAGAGGCCCGAGAAAACCCCCCAAGAATCCAGCCAGGACGGCGACCCAATACATTAAACCCCTGTACCTACAGATATTAAAGTGATGACACCCCAATAGCCAGACAATTGAAGAAACTCGCATGGGCTGAAAAAATATAAACCAGAGCCATGTTATCTACATGGCGCGTCGGAGGAAGTACGAGGGCCTCAACCCATTCGTCGCCGCTGGCCTCATTAAATTCAGCGAGGAGGGTGAGCTGGAGAAAATCAAGCTAACCCCCAGAGCCGCCATAGCCATATCCATAGCCATAATAGCGGCCTTAATTGCGATAAACGCAGTACTCCCACCACCATAAACCAACACGTCCTCCCGCCGACAACATAACAATGCCTTCACACGCGCAAAAACCAACTTAAACAAGAAAGCTACAACAACGGCATTCTACTCACAACACAACCCCCTCTTCAAAAACAGCCAGGAGAAGCAACTAAACCACATAACGTCACGTAGATTTAAATGGTGAATACCACCGACGGCGTGTAACAAGCGCACCCCAAACCGCGTCTATACCTTGATACACGGCATTGACGCCGCCTCAAAGCCCGTATTACGCCTCGCATCTTGTTAAAATCCTACGTACGCCGCCACCTTGGGATTATGGTTGCCTCTTAAAATCGCAACTCCATAAAACCACAGTCGTCAAAACCGGCTTTTCCAGACAGACGCTACAACGCCAACTACGAGCACTCCACTTGAGAATTTCGCAGATCCCCCAAAAACTCTACTATTTTGAATCACAGGTGAAAACGTCGGCGGGCGACTGCACAATTTCCCAAGCTAGAGAGCCACCGTCTCTAACCACAACACCGACCCCACGGCTTAACCTGAAGAGTAGAAAGGTGCGGGGGGTGGGATTTGAACCCACGCAGGCCTACGCCACAGGGACCTCAACCCTGCCCCTTTGACCTGGCTCGGGCACCCCCGCCCAAGGCTCAGTGAATACGGGATTTAAAGTTTTTCTCGGAGACGATCCCTTGATCAACGCGGTGGCCCTCCTCTAGCTCTAGTGAGCCGTGTGCGCCGCCGCGTCGGTGCACTGGTCCGGTAGGGCGTTAATAGCTGGGCTTATTCTAACGGCGTCTTCTTATATAGTCCTATATATCGCCAATGTATTTTAACGACCTACATCTAGCTACATATGAATAAAACACTTGTAGCAGGCATAGTAGCGGTACTAATTCTGTTGGCCATCGTTGCTGTGTTAATGACGCAGGCACCGCCAGCCCAGACCCCGACAACCACTCCATCGACACAGACAACTCCCGGGCAGACTACTACCACAACAACTACGCCTACTCAGACCGCGACTCAACAAGCCGCTGTGTTGACTATCGGCGTGACTGACAAAGTCACCGACCTGGACCCGTCTAACGCGTACGACTTCTTTACATGGGAGGTGCTCTACAACACAATGGCGGGCCTCGTGAGATATAAGCCTGGGACAACCGATTTGGAGCCGGACCTCGCCGAGAGCTGGACAGCGCAGGACGGCGGCAAGGTCTGGGTGTTTAAACTGAGGCCTAACCTCAAGTTCTGCGACGGCACGCCCCTCACGGCACAGGACGTGAAAAGGTCGATTGACCGGGTTATGAAGATAAACGGCGACCCAGCGTGGCTGGTGACCGACTTCGTAGAGAGGGTGGAGGCCCCCAACGCCACCACCGTCGTCTTCTACCTAAAGAAGCCCGTGTCTTACTTCCTCGCGCTGGTGGCGACCCCGCCCTACTTCCCGGTGCACCCCAGGTACAACCCCGACAAGGTGGACTCGGACCAGACGGCCGGCGGCGCCGGGCCCTACTGTATAAAGACCTTTGTGAGGGACCAGCAGATAGTGCTGGAGGCGAACCCCTACTACTACGGCCCCAAGCCCCAGTTCACCCAGGTAGTTGTTAGGTTCTATAAAGACGCCACAACCCTGAGGCTCGCCCTTGAGAGAGGCGAGGTGGACATCGCGTGGAGGACGCTCAACCCACCTGACGTGGAGGCACTGAGGGCGACTGGGAAGTACAAGGTGGTGGAGGTGCCGGGCTCCTTCATTAGGTACATAGTCCTCAACCTCAACATGCCTGAGCTTAAAGACGTCAAGGTGAGGCAGGCCCTCGCCGCCGCCGTATGCAGGAAAGACATTGCAAACGTGGTGTACCGCGGCACCGTGGCGCCCCTATTCACGCTGATACCCCAGGGCATGTGGTCCTCCTACCCGGTTTTCCAAGAGAAGTACGGCGACTGCAACACCGACCTCGCCAAGCAGTTGCTCCAGCAGGCAGGGTACGGCGCGGGGAAGAAGCTGAACATTGAGCTGTGGTACACCCCGACCCACTACGGCGACACTGAGAAGGACCTCGCCGCGGTGCTGAAGGAGCAGTGGGAGGCCACCGGCGCGGTGTCTGTGACTATTAAATCCGCCGAGTGGGCCACGTACGTACAGCAGTTGAGAAGCGGCGCCATGATGGTATCCCTCCTGGGCTGGTACCCCGACTACATAGACCCAGACGACTACACCACGCCGTTTTTGAGAAGCGGCTCCAACAAGTGGCTGGGCAACGGCTACAGCAACCCGCAGATGGACCAGATACTAGACAAGGCGTCCACCGAGCTCAGCCAGCAGGCAAGAGAACAACTCTACAGACAGGCGCAGCAGATCCTCGCGGAGGACGTCCCCATCATCCCCCTGATACAGGGCAGGCTCTTCATAGTGACCAAGCCCAACATCCAGGTGGTAGTCGACCCCACGATGATTCTACGGTACTGGGCAATTAAAACCTAGTCTTTTTTACCCAGCCTCTCCCCCAGGCCCTCCCCCAGCATTGAGAAGCCCAGGGCAGTCAGCACTATGAAGAAGCCGGGTGCCAGTAGCCACCAGTTGCCGTTTACTATGTACGACCTCGCGCTTGAGAGGTCGAGGCCCCAGTCCGGAGTGGGCGGGGTCACTGTGTAGCCGAGGAAGGCCAGGGCGGACTCGGTGAGGGCCGCGTCTGCGACGTTTATCGTGGCGACCACCACCAGCGACGGGACTAGGTTGGGGAGGATGTGGCGAAACACAACCCTCCACCTAGACATGCCCAGGGAGACAGCCGCCTCCACGAAGAGGCTCGACTTCACCACCATCGTCTCGTTACGCGCCATCCTGAAGTACGTCGG
The sequence above is drawn from the Pyrobaculum ferrireducens genome and encodes:
- a CDS encoding ABC transporter substrate-binding protein; amino-acid sequence: MNKTLVAGIVAVLILLAIVAVLMTQAPPAQTPTTTPSTQTTPGQTTTTTTTPTQTATQQAAVLTIGVTDKVTDLDPSNAYDFFTWEVLYNTMAGLVRYKPGTTDLEPDLAESWTAQDGGKVWVFKLRPNLKFCDGTPLTAQDVKRSIDRVMKINGDPAWLVTDFVERVEAPNATTVVFYLKKPVSYFLALVATPPYFPVHPRYNPDKVDSDQTAGGAGPYCIKTFVRDQQIVLEANPYYYGPKPQFTQVVVRFYKDATTLRLALERGEVDIAWRTLNPPDVEALRATGKYKVVEVPGSFIRYIVLNLNMPELKDVKVRQALAAAVCRKDIANVVYRGTVAPLFTLIPQGMWSSYPVFQEKYGDCNTDLAKQLLQQAGYGAGKKLNIELWYTPTHYGDTEKDLAAVLKEQWEATGAVSVTIKSAEWATYVQQLRSGAMMVSLLGWYPDYIDPDDYTTPFLRSGSNKWLGNGYSNPQMDQILDKASTELSQQAREQLYRQAQQILAEDVPIIPLIQGRLFIVTKPNIQVVVDPTMILRYWAIKT